Proteins encoded within one genomic window of Pseudorasbora parva isolate DD20220531a chromosome 3, ASM2467924v1, whole genome shotgun sequence:
- the her1 gene encoding hairy-related 1, whose protein sequence is MVTPKMASRRPTKRILKPVIEKKRRDRINQRLDELRTLLLDNTLDSRLQNPKLEKAEILELTVEYIRRKATAARDSQDPIKDPDPHDAKAPPVLSTRPHVRFASVPEPSKAQKPSNPIYKAGFKECISRLAGFIDCVEPSQRDGFVQGLCHHLDSYSNSLPQSRVSSQASHHPWMPNAELTCRSDVPMRANTEPFSYTNSLYPTSFMLHQSMTHSYLSPPYSISPPPSPCYSSSSPPFSSSPTYLSVPCHFPFPPTISPLSSDSTSSSSSFSLSTPAVPLVPASHLQVSVRSPSPARPTGSVTSSQPRTLRRALFHNQPHSLWRPW, encoded by the exons ATGGTTACTCCAAAAATGGCAAGTCGACGACCTACCAAAAGA ATCTTGAAACCGGTTATAGAGAAGAAACGGAGAGACCGGATTAACCAGCGTTTAGATGAGCTGCGAACTCTTCTCCTGGATAACACTCTGGACTCG cGACTTCAAAACCCCAAACTGGAGAAGGCTGAAATTCTGGAGTTAACTGTTGAATACATCAGGAGAAAAGCGACAGCTGCGAGAGATAGCCAAG ATCCGATCAAAGACCCAGACCCGCATGATGCTAAAGCTCCGCCTGTGCTCTCCACGAGACCCCATGTGCGTTTTGCTTCAGTCCCCGAGCCCAGCAAAGCCCAGAAGCCTTCTAATCCGATCTACAAGGCTGGCTTTAAGGAGTGCATCTCCCGCCTGGCCGGCTTCATTGACTGCGTTGAGCCTTCTCAGCGAGATGGCTTCGTTCAAGGGCTGTGTCACCATCTCGACTCCTACAGCAACTCTCTGCCCCAAAGCAGAGTTTCAAGCCAAGCTTCCCATCATCCATGGATGCCAAATGCAGAGTTGACGTGCAGGTCGGACGTCCCCATGAGAGCCAACACAGAGCCCTTTTCCTACACCAATAGTTTGTATCCCACTTCTTTCATGCTCCACCAGTCCATGACCCATTCCTACCTTTCCCCTCCATACTCCATCTCTCCTCCACCCTCTCCTTGTTACTCCAGCAGCTCTCCTCCTTTCTCCAGCTCTCCCACATACCTCTCTGTCCCCTGCCATTTCCCTTTTCCTCCCACCATCTCTCCGCTCTCCAGCGACTCTACGTCCTCATCCTCCTCTTTCAGCCTCTCAACCCCTGCGGTGCCTTTAGTCCCAGCATCTCATCTTCAGGTTTCGGTGAGATCCCCCTCTCCAGCTCGACCCACTGGCTCGGTTACTTCCAGCCAACCCCGGACTCTGAGACGAGCTCTCTTCCACAACCAGCCACACTCTTTGTGGAGACCCTGGTGA